Proteins from a genomic interval of Rhizobium etli CFN 42:
- the cysS gene encoding cysteine--tRNA ligase encodes MGRTPELKLYNTLTREKSAFKPIDAENVRMYVCGPTVYDFAHIGNARPVIVFDVLFRLLRHVYGEDHVTYARNITDVDDKINARALRDHPGLPLNEAIRAVTEKTETQFHADVAELGCLEPSVEPRATDNIAEMIQIIEKLIGNGHAYVAAGEVLFDTKSMADYGELSKRPLDEQQAGARVAVDAHKKNPGDFVLWKLSSHNEPGWESPWGRGRPGWHIECSAMSRRYLGDIFDIHGGGLDLIFPHHENEIAQSRCAHGTEVMANVWMHNGFVQVEGRKMSKSEGNFVTIHDLLHTETFGGRKWPGEVLRLAMLMTHYREPIDFSIKRLEEAERLLAKWPTAEAGDAAPDESVLNALADDLNTVAAVQALHALAQPGNDAVFAASAVLLGVLPKKVEIDEAFAAAVDALVAMRLEVLKAKNFVEADRIRDELGAKGIQLKDGKDPETGERVTTWEVKR; translated from the coding sequence ATGGGCCGCACGCCGGAACTGAAGCTGTACAACACGCTGACGCGGGAGAAATCGGCCTTCAAGCCGATCGATGCCGAGAATGTCCGCATGTATGTCTGCGGCCCGACCGTCTATGATTTCGCCCATATCGGTAATGCGCGGCCGGTCATCGTCTTCGACGTGCTGTTCCGGCTGCTGCGCCATGTCTATGGCGAAGATCACGTGACCTACGCCCGCAACATCACCGACGTCGACGACAAGATTAATGCGCGGGCGCTGAGAGATCATCCCGGCCTGCCGCTGAATGAAGCGATCCGCGCGGTCACCGAAAAGACCGAGACGCAGTTTCACGCCGATGTCGCCGAGCTCGGCTGCCTAGAGCCGAGTGTCGAGCCGCGCGCCACCGACAATATCGCAGAGATGATCCAGATCATCGAGAAGCTGATCGGCAATGGGCATGCCTATGTGGCGGCAGGCGAAGTGCTGTTCGACACCAAATCCATGGCCGATTACGGTGAGCTTTCGAAGCGACCGCTCGACGAGCAGCAGGCCGGCGCCCGCGTCGCCGTCGATGCACACAAGAAGAACCCCGGCGATTTCGTGCTCTGGAAACTGTCGAGCCATAACGAGCCCGGCTGGGAGAGCCCCTGGGGCCGCGGCCGGCCCGGCTGGCATATCGAATGCTCCGCGATGAGCAGGCGCTATCTCGGCGATATCTTCGACATTCACGGCGGCGGGCTGGACCTGATCTTCCCGCATCATGAAAACGAAATCGCCCAGTCTCGCTGCGCGCACGGGACCGAGGTGATGGCGAATGTCTGGATGCACAACGGCTTCGTGCAGGTCGAGGGCCGCAAGATGTCGAAGTCCGAGGGCAATTTCGTCACCATCCACGATCTGCTGCACACGGAAACTTTCGGCGGCCGCAAATGGCCGGGCGAGGTGCTGCGCCTTGCCATGCTGATGACGCATTACCGCGAGCCGATCGATTTCTCGATCAAGCGGCTGGAGGAAGCCGAACGGCTGCTCGCCAAATGGCCGACGGCGGAAGCCGGCGATGCGGCGCCCGACGAGAGCGTGCTGAACGCGCTGGCCGACGACCTCAATACGGTCGCCGCCGTGCAAGCGCTGCATGCGCTGGCGCAACCCGGCAACGATGCCGTCTTCGCCGCAAGTGCGGTGCTCCTCGGCGTGCTGCCGAAGAAAGTCGAAATCGACGAAGCCTTCGCAGCGGCGGTCGATGCACTGGTCGCCATGCGTCTTGAAGTGTTGAAGGCGAAAAATTTCGTCGAGGCCGACAGGATTCGCGACGAGCTGGGGGCAAAGGGCATCCAGCTTAAGGACGGCAAAGATCCGGAAACCGGCGAACGAGTGACGACGTGGGAGGTCAAGCGGTAG
- a CDS encoding SDR family NAD(P)-dependent oxidoreductase — protein sequence MNINLEGRIALVTGASRGIGYFTALELAKAGAHVIACARTVGGLEDLDDAIKAVGGSATLVPFDLADMNAIDALGGSIFERWGKLDILVANAGVLGVISPIGHIEAKVFEKVITINVTATWRLIRSVDPLLARSDAGRAVILSSGAAHKCRPFWSAYSASKAAVEALARTWAGETQSTPLRITSVDPGATRTAMRAQAVPGEDPLTLPHPSEVAKAILPLLGPGVTETGKLFIVRENKLADYRLPE from the coding sequence ATGAACATCAATCTTGAGGGCAGGATCGCACTCGTCACCGGTGCGTCGCGCGGCATCGGCTACTTCACGGCCCTGGAACTTGCCAAAGCCGGCGCCCATGTGATCGCCTGCGCACGCACGGTCGGCGGGCTCGAGGATCTCGACGATGCGATCAAAGCCGTCGGCGGCAGCGCGACCCTCGTGCCCTTCGACCTTGCCGATATGAACGCGATCGACGCGCTCGGTGGCTCGATCTTCGAGCGCTGGGGCAAGCTCGATATCCTCGTCGCCAATGCCGGTGTGCTCGGCGTCATCTCACCAATCGGCCACATCGAGGCGAAGGTATTCGAAAAGGTGATCACCATCAACGTCACCGCGACATGGCGGCTGATCCGCTCGGTCGACCCGCTGCTCGCCCGCTCGGACGCCGGCCGCGCCGTCATCCTGTCGTCAGGGGCCGCGCATAAGTGCCGCCCCTTCTGGAGCGCCTATTCCGCCTCAAAAGCGGCCGTCGAGGCGCTCGCCCGCACATGGGCCGGCGAAACCCAATCGACGCCGCTGCGCATCACCAGCGTCGATCCCGGCGCAACGCGCACGGCCATGCGGGCGCAGGCCGTGCCGGGCGAAGACCCGCTGACGCTACCCCACCCTTCCGAGGTCGCCAAGGCGATCCTGCCGCTGCTCGGCCCCGGCGTGACCGAAACGGGTAAATTGTTCATCGTCCGCGAGAACAAGCTCGCCGATTACCGGCTGCCGGAATAG
- the purF gene encoding amidophosphoribosyltransferase — protein sequence MNQSHSFPTDDPLDGDTLHEECGVFGILGHPDAAALTALGLHALQHRGQEAAGIVSFDGKRFYQERHMGLVGDHYTNPMTLARLPGSISIGHTRYSTTGEVAMRNVQPLFAELEEGGIAIAHNGNFTNGLTLRRQIIATGAICQSTSDTEVVLHLIARSRHASTSDRFIDAIRQMEGGYSMLAMTRTKLIAARDPTGIRPLVMGELDGKPIFCSETCALDIIGAKFIRDVENGEVIICEIQPDGSISIDARKPSKPQPERLCLFEYVYFARPDSVVGGRNVYTTRKNMGMNLAKESPVDADVVVPVPDGGTPAALGYAQESGIPFEYGIIRNHYVGRTFIEPTQQIRAFGVKLKHSANRAMIEGKRVVLVDDSIVRGTTSLKIVQMIREAGAREVHIRVASPMIFFPDFYGIDTPDADKLLANQYADVEAMAKYIGADSLAFLSINGLYRAVGGEDRNPARPQFTDHYFTGDYPTRLLDKNGESMGNKLSMLASNG from the coding sequence ATGAACCAGTCCCATTCCTTCCCGACCGACGATCCGCTCGACGGAGATACGCTGCATGAGGAATGCGGCGTTTTCGGAATCCTGGGACATCCCGATGCCGCGGCTCTCACGGCTCTCGGCCTGCACGCCCTGCAGCATCGTGGGCAGGAAGCGGCCGGCATTGTCTCCTTCGACGGCAAACGCTTCTACCAGGAGCGCCATATGGGTCTGGTCGGCGACCACTATACCAATCCGATGACGCTCGCCCGCCTGCCCGGCAGCATCTCAATCGGCCATACTCGCTATTCGACGACCGGCGAAGTGGCGATGCGCAACGTGCAGCCGCTGTTTGCCGAGTTGGAGGAAGGCGGCATCGCCATTGCCCATAACGGCAATTTCACCAATGGCCTGACGCTGCGCCGCCAGATCATCGCAACCGGCGCCATCTGTCAGTCGACCTCCGATACCGAAGTCGTGCTGCATCTCATCGCCCGCTCGCGCCACGCTTCCACGTCCGACCGGTTCATCGACGCCATCCGCCAGATGGAAGGCGGCTATTCGATGCTCGCCATGACCCGCACCAAGCTGATTGCCGCGCGCGATCCCACCGGCATCCGCCCGCTTGTCATGGGCGAACTCGACGGCAAGCCGATCTTCTGCTCCGAAACCTGTGCGCTCGACATCATTGGCGCCAAATTCATCCGCGACGTGGAAAACGGCGAGGTCATCATCTGCGAAATCCAGCCCGACGGCTCGATCAGCATCGATGCCCGCAAGCCCAGCAAGCCACAGCCGGAGCGTCTCTGCCTGTTCGAATATGTCTATTTCGCCCGTCCGGATTCGGTCGTCGGCGGCCGCAACGTTTATACGACGCGCAAGAACATGGGCATGAACCTCGCCAAGGAATCGCCTGTCGATGCCGATGTCGTCGTGCCGGTGCCGGATGGCGGCACGCCTGCGGCTCTGGGCTATGCGCAGGAAAGCGGCATCCCCTTCGAATACGGAATCATCCGCAACCATTATGTCGGACGCACCTTTATCGAGCCGACGCAGCAGATCCGCGCCTTCGGCGTCAAGCTGAAGCATTCCGCCAACCGGGCGATGATCGAAGGCAAGCGCGTGGTGCTGGTCGACGATTCCATCGTGCGCGGCACGACGTCGCTGAAGATCGTGCAGATGATCCGCGAGGCTGGTGCGCGCGAAGTCCATATCCGTGTCGCAAGCCCGATGATCTTCTTCCCGGATTTCTACGGGATCGATACGCCCGACGCCGACAAACTGCTCGCCAATCAATATGCCGACGTCGAAGCCATGGCCAAATATATCGGCGCGGATTCGCTTGCCTTCCTGTCGATCAACGGACTTTACCGCGCCGTCGGCGGCGAGGACCGCAATCCGGCCCGCCCGCAGTTCACCGACCACTACTTCACCGGCGACTATCCAACCCGCCTGCTCGACAAGAACGGCGAGTCGATGGGCAACAAGCTTTCGATGCTTGCCAGCAACGGCTGA
- a CDS encoding endonuclease domain-containing protein, whose product MPHAPVPPQRRANARRMRKALTEAELKLWNELRAHRLMGLSFRRQMPIAGYIVDFACPSRRLIVEIDGSQHALAPNVPYDPIRTQRLQADGWTVLRFWNDDILRDIDNVCSHIIRIIGKDLP is encoded by the coding sequence ATGCCGCATGCACCAGTTCCGCCCCAACGGCGGGCGAACGCTCGGCGCATGCGCAAAGCTCTGACCGAGGCTGAGCTGAAACTCTGGAACGAGCTTCGCGCCCATCGCCTGATGGGCCTCAGCTTCCGTCGACAGATGCCGATCGCCGGTTATATCGTTGATTTCGCATGCCCTAGCCGTCGCCTTATCGTAGAGATAGACGGCTCGCAGCACGCCCTCGCCCCGAACGTCCCCTACGATCCTATCAGGACCCAACGTCTTCAGGCGGACGGCTGGACCGTTCTGCGCTTCTGGAACGATGATATCCTGCGGGATATCGACAACGTGTGCAGCCATATCATCCGCATCATCGGAAAGGACCTGCCATGA
- a CDS encoding LOG family protein has product MTEQSVSIRSICVYCGSRPGRDHSHMAAGRALGREIAEYGLRLVYGGGTKGIMGAVASGVLSGGGQVTGIIPEFLIDMEATRHSLGQLNELIVTPDMHARKHTMFERSDAFVALPGGIGTLEEIVEIMTWAQLGRHEKPMVFANINGFWDPMMELMRHMTEEGFLHTAHRVQPLVVDDVAGIIPAIMAQAAQLAADRGGEDEVISKM; this is encoded by the coding sequence ATGACCGAACAATCTGTATCGATTCGATCCATCTGCGTTTACTGCGGCTCAAGGCCGGGACGCGATCATTCCCACATGGCGGCCGGGCGTGCTCTCGGAAGAGAGATCGCCGAATACGGCCTGCGCCTCGTCTATGGCGGAGGTACCAAAGGCATCATGGGCGCGGTTGCGAGCGGTGTGCTTTCAGGCGGCGGTCAGGTCACGGGCATCATCCCGGAATTCCTGATCGATATGGAAGCGACTCGCCATTCGCTCGGTCAGCTCAACGAACTCATTGTAACCCCTGACATGCACGCGCGCAAACATACGATGTTCGAGCGTTCCGATGCTTTCGTCGCGTTGCCTGGCGGCATCGGCACGCTGGAGGAGATCGTCGAGATCATGACATGGGCGCAGCTCGGCCGTCATGAAAAGCCGATGGTCTTTGCCAATATCAACGGTTTCTGGGATCCGATGATGGAGCTGATGCGGCATATGACCGAAGAAGGTTTTCTGCACACCGCCCATCGGGTGCAGCCGCTCGTCGTCGACGACGTCGCCGGCATCATTCCCGCGATCATGGCCCAGGCCGCCCAACTCGCCGCCGATCGCGGTGGCGAGGACGAGGTAATTTCGAAGATGTAG
- the cimA gene encoding citramalate synthase codes for MKERIYLFDTTLRDGQQTPGIDFSVEDKIAIAAMLDEFGLDYVEGGYPGANPTDTAFFGERRTSRATFVAFGMTKRAGVSVSNDPGIAGLLQAKSDAICFVAKSWDYHVAVALGCTNEENLECIAESVKAAVGAGKEAIVDCEHFFDGFKANPAYAIACAKTAYESGARWVVLCDTNGGTQPPEVRAIVEAVIAAGVPGRCLGIHAHNDTGQAVANSLAAVEAGVRQIQGTLNGIGERCGNANLVTLIPTLALKSAYNTRFETAIDEERLLNLTRLSHAFDELLNRSPDHQMPYVGASAFATKAGIHASALLKDPKTYEHVPPESVGNFRKVMVSDQGGKANFINALKRRGITVAKDDPKLDLLISIVKERESIGYAYEGADASFELLAHRTLGTIPEFFTIEGFRVMIERRFDSLGRVKIVSEAVVKITIDGQTLMSVADAEGPVNALDLALRKDFGKYQHEIDDLVLADFKVRILNGGTEAITRVLIESTDSDGVRWWTVGVSENIIDASFQALMDSVIYKLMKNRQLAGKIAAE; via the coding sequence ATGAAAGAACGCATCTATCTCTTCGACACCACGCTCCGGGACGGCCAGCAGACGCCCGGCATTGACTTTTCGGTCGAGGACAAGATCGCGATCGCCGCCATGCTGGATGAGTTCGGCCTCGATTATGTCGAGGGCGGATATCCCGGCGCCAATCCGACGGACACCGCCTTTTTCGGCGAGAGGCGCACCAGCCGGGCCACCTTCGTCGCCTTCGGCATGACGAAGCGGGCGGGCGTTTCGGTCTCCAACGATCCAGGCATTGCCGGGCTGCTGCAGGCCAAAAGCGACGCGATCTGTTTCGTCGCCAAGAGCTGGGACTATCACGTCGCTGTCGCCCTCGGCTGCACCAACGAGGAAAACCTCGAATGCATCGCCGAAAGCGTCAAGGCGGCGGTCGGCGCAGGCAAGGAGGCGATCGTCGACTGCGAACATTTCTTCGACGGCTTCAAGGCCAATCCGGCCTATGCGATCGCCTGCGCGAAAACGGCCTATGAAAGCGGCGCCCGCTGGGTCGTGCTCTGCGACACCAATGGCGGCACGCAGCCGCCGGAGGTCCGCGCCATCGTCGAGGCGGTGATCGCCGCCGGCGTGCCCGGCCGCTGTCTCGGCATCCACGCACATAACGACACCGGCCAGGCGGTCGCTAATTCTCTGGCAGCGGTCGAGGCGGGCGTCCGGCAAATCCAGGGCACCTTGAACGGTATCGGCGAGCGCTGCGGCAACGCCAATCTCGTCACGCTGATCCCGACCCTGGCGCTGAAGAGCGCCTACAATACACGTTTCGAAACGGCGATCGATGAGGAGCGGCTGCTCAACCTCACCCGGCTCTCGCATGCTTTCGACGAACTGCTCAACCGCTCACCTGACCACCAGATGCCCTATGTCGGCGCGTCCGCCTTCGCCACCAAGGCCGGCATCCACGCATCGGCGCTGCTGAAGGATCCGAAGACCTATGAACATGTGCCGCCGGAAAGTGTGGGCAATTTCCGTAAGGTCATGGTCTCCGACCAGGGCGGCAAGGCGAACTTCATCAATGCGCTGAAGCGGCGAGGTATCACCGTCGCCAAGGACGATCCGAAGCTCGACCTCCTGATATCGATCGTCAAGGAACGTGAATCCATCGGTTATGCCTATGAGGGCGCCGATGCGAGCTTCGAGCTCCTGGCGCATCGCACACTCGGCACCATCCCGGAATTCTTCACCATAGAAGGCTTCCGGGTGATGATCGAGCGCCGCTTCGACAGTCTCGGCCGCGTGAAAATCGTCTCGGAAGCGGTGGTCAAGATCACCATCGACGGACAGACGCTGATGTCGGTTGCCGATGCCGAAGGTCCGGTCAACGCGCTCGACCTGGCGCTGCGCAAGGATTTCGGCAAGTACCAGCACGAGATCGACGATCTGGTGCTCGCCGATTTCAAGGTGCGCATCCTCAATGGCGGCACGGAGGCGATCACCCGCGTGCTGATCGAATCCACCGACAGCGACGGCGTGCGCTGGTGGACGGTCGGCGTCTCGGAGAACATCATCGACGCTTCTTTCCAGGCGCTGATGGATTCCGTCATCTACAAGCTGATGAAGAACCGGCAGCTGGCGGGCAAGATCGCGGCGGAATAA
- a CDS encoding GFA family protein, which translates to MTETYTGGCQCGAIRFRVSGELKDSSICHCRMCQKAFGAYYAPLVSVRGADFEWTRGERKKFRSSNFVERGFCGDCGTPLTYEAPDGMAIAAGAFDDPSQLPPSIQWGVEGKIGFVDHLHELPGERTEADLTAGSFLHELVSYQHPDHDTSVWPPEDRA; encoded by the coding sequence ATGACCGAGACCTATACCGGCGGATGCCAGTGCGGCGCGATCCGTTTCCGCGTCAGCGGCGAGCTCAAGGATTCGTCGATCTGTCATTGCCGCATGTGCCAGAAGGCGTTTGGGGCCTACTATGCGCCGCTGGTCTCGGTGCGCGGCGCCGATTTCGAGTGGACGCGCGGAGAGCGAAAAAAGTTCCGCTCCTCCAATTTTGTCGAGCGTGGTTTCTGCGGAGATTGCGGCACGCCACTGACCTACGAGGCTCCGGATGGAATGGCGATTGCCGCCGGCGCCTTCGACGATCCCTCGCAACTGCCGCCGAGTATCCAGTGGGGCGTGGAAGGCAAGATCGGCTTCGTCGATCATCTGCATGAACTGCCCGGAGAGCGAACCGAAGCCGATTTGACGGCAGGCTCCTTCCTACATGAACTCGTTTCCTATCAGCATCCAGATCATGATACGTCCGTCTGGCCACCGGAGGATCGCGCTTGA
- a CDS encoding GFA family protein has product MSVVTEQTGGCQCGMVRYRVRGELGYPHICHCRMCQKAAGNYFLPLAAAKREHFELTRGEPKWFRSSDLVRRGFCGDCGTPLFYHIPEADFINIALGSLDDPGAVKPVMQSNTGRKMSWFHALDGLPVEAEPETPDREDAIAASNHQHPDHDTSQWPLGETHDG; this is encoded by the coding sequence TTGAGCGTAGTGACGGAACAGACCGGCGGATGCCAGTGCGGGATGGTTCGTTATCGGGTGCGCGGCGAACTCGGCTATCCCCATATCTGCCACTGCCGCATGTGCCAGAAGGCGGCCGGCAATTATTTCCTGCCGCTCGCCGCGGCCAAGCGCGAGCATTTCGAGCTGACGCGCGGCGAACCGAAGTGGTTCCGCTCCTCTGATCTCGTTCGGCGCGGCTTCTGCGGCGATTGCGGCACGCCGCTGTTCTACCATATTCCGGAAGCCGACTTCATCAACATCGCGCTCGGCTCGCTTGATGATCCTGGTGCGGTCAAACCCGTGATGCAATCGAACACCGGGCGCAAGATGTCCTGGTTCCACGCACTCGACGGCCTGCCGGTGGAAGCAGAGCCTGAAACGCCCGACCGCGAGGACGCGATCGCGGCAAGCAACCATCAGCACCCGGATCACGACACTTCCCAATGGCCACTCGGAGAAACACATGACGGATAA
- the pip gene encoding prolyl aminopeptidase → MTEILRTLYPEIEAYASGHLDVGDGHVIYWERSGTPGAKPAVFLHGGPGGGISPAHRRLFDPALYDVMLFDQRGCGKSTPHAELNANTTWHLVADIERLRQMAGVDRWQVFGGSWGSTLALAYAETHPERVSELILRGIYTLTKAELDWYYQFGVSEMFPDKWERFVAPIPPEERHEMMHAYHRRLTHADRNVRLQAAQAWSIWEGETITLLPEPSTSGKFEEPEFAYAFARIENHFFVNAGWMDEGQLIRDAGKLRDIPGVIVHGRYDMPCPAKYAWLLHKAWPKAEFHLIEGAGHAYSEPGILDRLIRATDKFAGKPD, encoded by the coding sequence ATGACCGAGATACTGCGCACGCTCTATCCCGAAATCGAAGCCTATGCCTCCGGCCATCTCGATGTCGGCGACGGCCATGTGATCTACTGGGAACGGTCGGGAACGCCCGGCGCCAAACCCGCTGTCTTCCTGCATGGCGGCCCCGGCGGCGGCATTTCGCCTGCCCACCGCCGGCTTTTTGATCCTGCTCTCTACGACGTCATGCTGTTCGACCAGCGCGGCTGCGGCAAGTCGACACCGCATGCGGAACTCAATGCCAACACCACCTGGCACCTCGTCGCCGATATCGAGCGGCTGCGCCAAATGGCCGGCGTCGACAGATGGCAGGTATTTGGCGGCTCCTGGGGCTCGACGCTGGCGCTCGCCTATGCAGAGACCCATCCGGAGCGCGTATCCGAGCTCATCCTGCGCGGCATCTATACGCTGACCAAGGCGGAGCTCGACTGGTATTATCAGTTCGGCGTGTCGGAAATGTTCCCGGACAAGTGGGAGCGTTTCGTCGCTCCCATTCCCCCGGAAGAGCGGCATGAGATGATGCATGCCTATCATCGCCGCCTTACGCACGCGGACAGGAATGTGCGCCTTCAAGCCGCGCAGGCCTGGAGCATCTGGGAAGGCGAAACGATCACGCTGCTGCCGGAGCCGTCGACCAGCGGCAAGTTTGAAGAGCCGGAATTCGCCTACGCCTTCGCCCGCATCGAGAACCACTTCTTCGTCAATGCCGGCTGGATGGACGAGGGACAGCTGATCCGGGATGCCGGCAAGCTCAGGGATATTCCCGGCGTGATCGTACATGGTCGCTACGACATGCCCTGCCCCGCCAAATATGCCTGGCTGCTGCACAAGGCCTGGCCGAAGGCGGAGTTCCACCTGATCGAAGGTGCGGGCCATGCCTATTCGGAGCCGGGGATTCTCGATCGGCTGATCCGGGCGACGGATAAGTTTGCCGGGAAGCCGGACTGA
- a CDS encoding glycoside hydrolase family 25 protein — translation MGSVVRWTIGAAAILLVASAAYFAYDFGMLRFNNPPLSRYPIQGIDVSHHQGDIDWKTVAAQPNVRFAIVKATEGGDHRDSKFAENWQRAGDAGLVRGAYHFFTFCRPGRDQAQNVLATVPKTPGTLPVAVDLEFVGNCNKVLTVEEMAREVNAFVTELKGTFPEKPIFYVTQEFFDQYLKGNKARFPEHYLWLRSVFNEPTQDACSRWSIWQFADNGTVDGIQGAVDLNALCPSETGFTHLFPAVAAN, via the coding sequence GTGGGGAGCGTTGTTCGGTGGACGATCGGAGCGGCTGCAATTCTGTTGGTCGCATCCGCCGCATATTTCGCATATGATTTCGGCATGCTTCGCTTCAACAATCCGCCCTTGTCGCGCTATCCTATACAAGGCATCGATGTCAGCCATCACCAGGGCGACATCGATTGGAAGACGGTAGCCGCCCAGCCGAACGTGCGTTTTGCAATCGTGAAGGCGACCGAAGGCGGCGATCACAGGGATTCAAAGTTTGCCGAGAACTGGCAGCGTGCCGGAGATGCCGGGCTGGTCAGGGGCGCCTATCATTTCTTCACATTCTGCCGCCCGGGCAGGGATCAGGCGCAGAATGTCCTGGCGACGGTACCGAAGACGCCCGGAACGCTGCCGGTCGCCGTTGATCTGGAGTTTGTCGGCAATTGCAACAAGGTCCTGACGGTCGAGGAAATGGCGAGGGAAGTGAATGCCTTCGTCACCGAGCTGAAAGGCACCTTTCCGGAAAAGCCGATCTTTTACGTCACACAGGAATTCTTCGACCAATATCTGAAAGGCAACAAGGCCCGCTTCCCCGAGCATTACCTTTGGCTGCGCAGCGTATTCAACGAGCCGACGCAGGATGCCTGCAGCCGTTGGTCGATCTGGCAATTTGCCGATAACGGCACAGTCGACGGCATTCAGGGGGCGGTGGATCTCAATGCGCTCTGCCCATCGGAAACGGGTTTTACCCATTTGTTTCCAGCCGTTGCTGCCAATTGA
- the rarD gene encoding EamA family transporter RarD, whose protein sequence is MSTDASVPLIKNEDSPRGFAFALTAYLLWGFLPFYMKAVAHIPPAEVIAHRIVWSLPLAGIVLVLLGRTADIRAALRSPRMLAMGALTASLITVNWGTYVWAIGAGHSLDAALGYFINPLFSIFLGAVLLKEKLQPLQIAAIALAALAVAILALDSGGIPWVALTLAVSWGFYALLRKTLPLGPNQGFFLEVLILSGPAVVYILYLEYGSGAGHFYRTGLADTILLLGCGVVTAVPLMIYANGAKLLKLSTIGIMQYIAPTMIFLIAVFAFQEPLGTARMIAFPLIWAGLFLYSWSMLKGSRGR, encoded by the coding sequence ATGTCGACCGATGCATCCGTTCCGTTGATCAAGAACGAAGATAGTCCGCGTGGTTTCGCCTTCGCGCTGACAGCCTATCTGCTCTGGGGCTTCCTGCCCTTCTACATGAAGGCGGTCGCACATATTCCGCCGGCGGAAGTCATCGCCCACCGCATCGTCTGGTCGCTGCCGCTGGCGGGGATCGTGTTGGTCCTGCTCGGGCGCACAGCGGATATCCGCGCGGCACTGCGCTCGCCGCGCATGCTGGCGATGGGGGCACTGACGGCGTCGCTGATCACCGTCAACTGGGGCACGTATGTCTGGGCGATCGGCGCCGGCCATTCGCTTGATGCAGCACTTGGCTATTTCATCAATCCGCTGTTCAGCATCTTCCTCGGCGCGGTGCTGCTCAAGGAGAAGCTGCAGCCGCTGCAGATCGCGGCGATCGCGCTCGCGGCCCTTGCCGTCGCCATTCTCGCACTGGACAGCGGCGGCATTCCATGGGTGGCGCTGACGCTGGCAGTCAGCTGGGGTTTTTATGCTTTGCTGCGCAAGACGCTGCCACTCGGGCCGAACCAGGGCTTCTTCCTCGAGGTTCTTATTCTGAGCGGGCCGGCCGTCGTCTACATTCTCTATCTCGAATACGGCAGCGGCGCGGGCCATTTCTACCGTACCGGCCTTGCCGATACGATCTTGCTGCTCGGCTGCGGTGTCGTCACCGCCGTGCCGCTGATGATCTATGCCAATGGCGCCAAGCTCCTGAAGCTGTCGACGATCGGCATCATGCAGTATATCGCGCCGACGATGATCTTCCTGATCGCCGTCTTCGCCTTTCAAGAGCCGCTCGGCACGGCGCGCATGATCGCGTTCCCGCTGATCTGGGCTGGGCTGTTCCTCTATAGCTGGTCGATGCTGAAGGGAAGCCGCGGGCGCTAA
- a CDS encoding GFA family protein, with translation MTDKIRTGGCQCGAVRFRISGQLGRPSICHCRMCQKQFGGFFSALVTAPEEGTEWTRGEPSYFQSSVNIDRGFCSNCGTPMTYRHPGGLELAIGTFDDRSDLAPQIQVNYDARLPWVETIFEAPVHQDPDFYARQEAIISFQHPDHDTQAWPAKGVKI, from the coding sequence ATGACGGATAAGATCAGAACAGGCGGATGCCAATGCGGCGCCGTGCGCTTCCGCATATCAGGCCAGTTGGGGCGGCCGTCGATCTGCCATTGCCGCATGTGCCAGAAGCAGTTCGGCGGCTTCTTCTCCGCACTGGTCACAGCACCGGAGGAAGGGACGGAATGGACGCGCGGCGAGCCGAGCTACTTTCAATCGTCGGTCAATATCGACCGCGGCTTCTGCAGCAATTGCGGCACGCCGATGACCTACCGGCATCCTGGGGGCCTGGAGCTTGCGATCGGCACCTTCGACGACCGCAGCGATCTCGCGCCGCAGATCCAGGTCAATTATGACGCCCGCCTGCCATGGGTCGAGACGATCTTCGAGGCACCCGTGCATCAGGATCCGGATTTCTACGCCCGACAGGAGGCGATCATCTCCTTTCAGCATCCCGACCACGACACCCAAGCCTGGCCTGCGAAAGGCGTGAAAATATGA